A DNA window from Flavisolibacter ginsenosidimutans contains the following coding sequences:
- a CDS encoding DUF542 domain-containing protein, with protein MQIEKATALPTVSQMVRDDYRLADVFKKWGINYCCGGNLPLQEACAAKNINLELLETELNEATKTISLPNALQFNEWPVLFLLDYIIYVHHSYLKKAIPLLTQTLNSFVAGHLKKYPYLAAVEETFQNLAAVLLEHTEAEEESIFPYLKQVSNTYERKEAYGHLFVRTMRKPLVETISKEHNRVSSLLLSLRQQTNNYRFTDDACTNHRVIYHKLKAFDADLTQHTHLENNVLYPKVLAMEKTLLQV; from the coding sequence ATGCAAATAGAAAAAGCCACCGCGCTACCAACCGTATCACAAATGGTAAGAGATGATTATCGTCTTGCCGATGTTTTCAAAAAATGGGGCATCAATTATTGTTGTGGCGGCAACTTGCCGCTGCAAGAAGCCTGCGCCGCAAAAAACATAAACCTTGAATTGTTGGAGACTGAACTAAACGAAGCCACCAAAACAATAAGCCTTCCAAACGCTTTACAGTTTAACGAATGGCCCGTTCTGTTTCTGCTCGACTACATCATTTACGTTCACCACAGCTATTTAAAAAAGGCCATACCCTTGCTTACCCAAACCCTGAATTCTTTTGTTGCGGGACATTTAAAAAAATATCCTTACCTGGCGGCTGTGGAAGAAACCTTTCAAAACCTTGCCGCCGTTTTGCTGGAGCATACCGAGGCCGAAGAAGAAAGCATATTCCCGTATTTAAAGCAGGTCAGCAACACGTATGAACGCAAGGAAGCTTACGGTCACTTGTTTGTGCGCACCATGCGCAAACCTTTGGTGGAAACAATCAGCAAAGAACACAACCGCGTAAGCTCTTTGTTGCTCTCACTGCGCCAGCAAACAAACAATTACCGCTTTACCGACGATGCCTGTACCAATCACAGGGTCATTTATCACAAGCTGAAAGCCTTTGATGCCGACCTGACGCAACACACGCACCTGGAGAACAACGTTCTTTACCCCAAAGTATTGGCGATGGAAAAAACCTTGCTTCAGGTTTGA
- a CDS encoding RrF2 family transcriptional regulator, translating into MLFSKSFGYAVRGVLYITLMQDSKQFVQAEEIAVQLSAPRYFMSKILKNLVKAGVLASSKGKTGGFTVNEKTRSLSLSFLAEITDGTDMFNKCVLRLQDCDVNNPCPVHEQMHGLRQRLQALLSSASINDLLHGDKEHFIKSIATAYKPTDFNDRYANRKSHRATNRITNGKR; encoded by the coding sequence ATGCTGTTTTCAAAATCCTTTGGTTATGCGGTGCGAGGTGTGTTGTATATCACATTGATGCAGGACAGCAAACAATTTGTGCAGGCCGAAGAAATTGCGGTACAACTGTCCGCGCCGCGATACTTCATGAGCAAGATTTTGAAAAACCTCGTGAAGGCCGGCGTACTTGCTTCTTCGAAAGGGAAAACCGGTGGCTTTACTGTGAACGAAAAGACGCGAAGCCTGTCTCTATCGTTTTTGGCGGAGATAACCGACGGCACCGACATGTTTAACAAATGCGTTTTGCGTCTGCAGGATTGCGATGTGAACAATCCTTGTCCCGTTCATGAGCAGATGCACGGCCTTCGCCAACGCTTGCAGGCATTATTGTCCTCCGCCAGCATTAACGATTTACTGCATGGCGACAAAGAACATTTTATAAAAAGCATTGCTACAGCTTACAAACCAACAGACTTTAACGACCGATATGCAAATAGAAAAAGCCACCGCGCTACCAACCGTATCACAAATGGTAAGAGATGA
- a CDS encoding c-type cytochrome, producing MNQKRSVSFLFIAAVSGLIACNSAGNNKSASADSSSSAQSTTTTGNTAASGDATKGIGSHQSVQLTHPLDDKMIAAGKSTYDVKCQSCHKLTDEKLVGPGWKGVTDRRTPEWIMNFVTNTDEMIEKDPAAQKLLEECLVRMPNQSLSETDARSVLEFMRNNDGKK from the coding sequence ATGAATCAAAAGCGTTCGGTTTCTTTCCTTTTCATTGCCGCAGTAAGCGGTCTGATTGCCTGTAATTCTGCCGGCAATAATAAATCTGCTTCGGCCGATAGTTCATCCTCTGCACAAAGCACTACAACAACGGGTAACACAGCCGCTTCGGGTGATGCTACCAAGGGAATTGGCTCTCACCAAAGCGTTCAACTCACGCATCCACTGGACGATAAAATGATAGCAGCCGGCAAAAGCACTTACGATGTAAAATGCCAGAGCTGCCACAAGCTGACAGATGAAAAACTTGTTGGTCCGGGCTGGAAAGGCGTAACCGATCGCCGCACGCCGGAATGGATTATGAACTTTGTAACCAACACCGATGAAATGATTGAAAAAGATCCGGCAGCCCAAAAATTGCTGGAAGAATGCTTGGTGCGCATGCCCAACCAAAGCCTCAGCGAAACCGATGCCCGCTCTGTGCTTGAATTCATGCGCAACAACGACGGCAAGAAATAA
- a CDS encoding c-type cytochrome, protein MKTKLSLLLFFFSAFMIESCVSKTPTHKEKLDLQELTKNQPEEHGAEVKPGDIQLTYPLNDQWVTEGKSIYDVKCSSCHKLTDEKLVGPGWKGVTKRRSPEWIINMVTNVDMMLEKDPVAQRLLEDCLVRMPNQNLNRDEARKVLEFQRKNDGE, encoded by the coding sequence ATGAAAACAAAACTGTCTTTGCTTCTCTTTTTCTTTTCTGCTTTTATGATTGAAAGCTGCGTGAGCAAAACACCCACGCACAAAGAAAAGTTAGACCTGCAGGAACTGACTAAAAACCAGCCAGAAGAACACGGCGCGGAAGTAAAGCCAGGCGATATTCAACTCACGTATCCACTAAACGACCAATGGGTGACCGAAGGCAAAAGTATTTACGATGTAAAATGTTCTTCCTGTCATAAGCTAACAGACGAAAAGCTCGTTGGTCCGGGCTGGAAAGGCGTAACCAAAAGAAGAAGCCCCGAATGGATCATCAACATGGTAACCAACGTGGACATGATGCTGGAAAAAGACCCCGTAGCGCAACGCCTGCTGGAAGATTGCTTAGTGAGGATGCCCAATCAAAACTTAAACCGTGACGAAGCAAGAAAGGTGTTGGAGTTTCAACGGAAGAACGATGGCGAATAG
- the nosZ gene encoding Sec-dependent nitrous-oxide reductase, producing the protein MSHRKLMASLALTAVAAGALYSCKPKGAQAAVSGDAAEKAYVAPGKYDEFYNIVSGGFNGQLGIYGIPSGRLFRVVPVFSQSTESGYGFSEETKPMLNTSHGFVPWDDLHHLAISETNGEHDGRWVFVNGNNTPRIARIDLSTFRTAEIIEIPNSAGNHSSPFITENSEYVVAGTRFSVPLDDQNGDVPINTYKQNFRGTVSFIHPDPTTGNMSIAFQIKTPGVNFDLARAGKGKSHGWMFFSCYNTEKANTLLEVNASAKDKDFIMAVNWKKAEEYLKAGKGKKEAVKYAHNVYNESTHTATSTMMNEVTTLDPKECPDMLYFIPCPKSPHGCDTDPTGEYIVGSGKLAALIPVFSFTKIQQAIANKTYDGDYDGIPVIKYDAALYGEVQKPGLGPLHTEFDGKGNAYTSMFVSSEIVKWNIKDLKVLDRVPTYYSIGHLSIPGGPTAKPYGKYVIAYNKITKDRYLPTGPELTQSAQLYDISGDKMKLILDFPTNGEPHYAEAIPASMLMSKQRKIYKIEENMHPFVAKGEGQTKVVRNGNRVDVYMTAIRSHLTPDNIEGVKIGDEVFFHVTNLEQDWDVPHGFAVKGANNAEILIMPGETQTLAFKPDRVGIFPFYCTDFCSALHQEMQGYLRVSPAGSNVALLFSTGKNNGATANPADSSKAKTTKP; encoded by the coding sequence ATGTCTCATCGAAAACTAATGGCCTCGCTTGCATTGACCGCTGTTGCTGCGGGCGCCTTGTACAGTTGCAAGCCCAAAGGCGCACAGGCAGCCGTAAGCGGCGACGCGGCGGAAAAAGCATACGTTGCTCCCGGCAAGTACGACGAGTTTTACAACATCGTCTCTGGCGGCTTCAACGGACAGCTTGGAATCTATGGCATCCCTTCGGGACGCTTGTTTCGCGTTGTGCCCGTGTTTTCGCAATCAACCGAAAGCGGCTACGGCTTTAGCGAAGAAACAAAGCCCATGCTGAATACCTCTCATGGCTTTGTGCCCTGGGACGATCTTCACCACCTTGCTATTTCGGAAACGAACGGCGAACACGATGGACGATGGGTTTTTGTTAATGGCAACAACACGCCCCGCATTGCCCGCATTGACCTCTCAACATTCCGTACGGCGGAAATCATTGAGATTCCGAACAGCGCCGGCAATCACTCCTCTCCTTTCATCACCGAAAACTCCGAGTACGTTGTTGCCGGCACACGCTTCTCCGTTCCGCTGGACGACCAGAACGGCGACGTACCCATCAACACGTACAAGCAAAACTTTCGCGGCACGGTGAGCTTTATTCATCCTGACCCCACCACAGGCAACATGAGCATTGCCTTCCAAATTAAAACACCTGGCGTCAACTTCGACCTTGCCCGTGCGGGCAAAGGCAAGTCGCATGGCTGGATGTTTTTTAGCTGCTACAACACCGAAAAAGCAAACACGCTTTTGGAGGTGAACGCATCGGCTAAAGACAAAGACTTCATCATGGCGGTGAACTGGAAGAAAGCAGAAGAATATTTAAAGGCCGGCAAAGGCAAAAAAGAAGCCGTGAAGTATGCGCACAACGTGTACAACGAAAGTACGCACACTGCCACTTCAACCATGATGAACGAAGTAACGACGCTTGATCCGAAAGAGTGCCCGGACATGCTGTACTTCATTCCTTGTCCTAAATCACCGCACGGTTGCGACACCGATCCTACCGGCGAATACATCGTTGGCTCGGGTAAACTTGCCGCGTTGATTCCTGTATTTTCTTTCACAAAAATTCAGCAGGCCATTGCCAACAAAACCTACGACGGTGATTATGACGGCATCCCTGTAATCAAATACGACGCGGCCCTGTACGGCGAAGTACAAAAGCCCGGCCTCGGCCCTTTGCACACCGAGTTTGACGGCAAGGGTAATGCGTATACCTCCATGTTCGTTTCATCTGAGATTGTGAAATGGAACATCAAAGATTTGAAAGTGCTTGACCGCGTGCCGACGTATTATTCAATCGGTCACTTGTCAATACCCGGCGGCCCTACGGCGAAGCCTTACGGCAAATACGTGATTGCGTACAACAAAATCACCAAAGACCGTTACCTGCCCACTGGCCCCGAATTGACGCAAAGCGCACAGCTTTACGACATCAGCGGCGACAAGATGAAGTTGATTCTTGACTTTCCCACAAACGGCGAGCCTCACTATGCCGAAGCCATTCCAGCTTCGATGCTTATGAGCAAGCAGCGCAAGATTTATAAGATAGAAGAAAATATGCACCCCTTTGTAGCCAAAGGCGAGGGTCAAACAAAAGTAGTACGCAACGGCAACAGGGTTGATGTGTACATGACGGCCATCCGGTCGCACTTAACACCCGACAACATTGAAGGCGTGAAAATTGGCGACGAAGTCTTTTTCCACGTAACCAACCTGGAACAAGACTGGGACGTACCTCACGGCTTCGCTGTAAAAGGCGCCAACAATGCGGAGATTTTAATCATGCCCGGCGAAACGCAGACACTCGCGTTCAAGCCCGACAGAGTTGGCATCTTTCCTTTCTATTGCACGGATTTTTGCTCGGCGCTGCACCAGGAGATGCAAGGATATTTGAGAGTATCGCCTGCCGGAAGCAACGTGGCACTTTTGTTCAGCACAGGTAAAAACAACGGCGCTACCGCAAACCCTGCTGACAGCTCAAAAGCAAAAACAACCAAACCTTAA
- a CDS encoding fasciclin domain-containing protein: MRKIFVLGLASLLLWSCNSGNTTTETTKTNTPEEQTRAGQSAVKDDESAKDVVKVAAGSPDHTTLVAAVKQAELVDALSNAGPFTVFAPTNAAFEKLPKGTVEDLMKPENKAKLQDILQYHVYVGSLKTDLMQDGQTLNEVNGGNITISKSADGKITINNKAHIVASIPASNGIIHVVDEVLLPPAK, translated from the coding sequence ATGAGAAAAATTTTTGTTCTTGGATTAGCCTCGCTTCTGTTGTGGTCCTGCAATTCGGGAAACACAACAACAGAGACAACAAAAACCAATACTCCTGAAGAACAAACCCGCGCCGGCCAATCAGCCGTTAAGGATGATGAATCTGCAAAAGACGTGGTAAAAGTAGCCGCCGGTTCGCCCGACCACACCACGCTTGTTGCGGCAGTAAAACAAGCCGAATTGGTAGATGCTTTGTCCAACGCCGGACCGTTTACGGTATTCGCTCCTACCAACGCAGCTTTTGAAAAATTACCAAAAGGCACCGTGGAAGATTTGATGAAACCCGAGAACAAAGCAAAGCTGCAGGACATTTTGCAATACCACGTTTATGTGGGAAGTCTTAAAACCGATTTGATGCAGGACGGACAAACCTTAAACGAAGTAAACGGTGGCAACATCACCATCAGCAAATCGGCCGATGGAAAAATAACCATCAACAACAAGGCACACATCGTTGCGTCCATTCCCGCTTCTAACGGCATCATTCACGTAGTAGATGAAGTGCTGCTGCCACCGGCCAAATAA